The Alteriqipengyuania halimionae genome contains a region encoding:
- the ftsA gene encoding cell division protein FtsA: MPASTAGRIIGAVNLGSFRVSALVAQIGEDGEVTVLGAHHRKADGFRRGYVVDMNAASAAVRHVIDKAEQIAERNVRAVWVGCSGAGLRSEIVPADCEIGGRRVEPEDVETLLLLARDQIGRDRGLLLHAQPALYTMDDAQGVLDPVGMHAERLGVHVHAVLADHAPIKNIREVVQNAHYDVAGLVASPIAAAQACLTEEELDLGCALVEFGGEVTTIALFSRGRPVGLQTLPWGSADMTEAIASQFGIRRGQAERLKCVHGSALASLTDQKEMLPIVGLEAEGDAGEEAGQIARVDLIGVIGQELAGFTADIGAALKGLGGNAGAGRQIVLTGGGAELAGIADYMQGALGRPVRLGRPGFVRGMAEAHSGPGFATLAGLALHAANPPLDLRQLRASSDRSGGVGALGKVRRIWQMMKDGF; the protein is encoded by the coding sequence AAGTGACCGTGCTCGGCGCCCACCATCGCAAGGCGGACGGGTTCAGGCGCGGCTACGTGGTCGACATGAACGCTGCCAGCGCTGCAGTACGCCACGTGATCGACAAGGCCGAGCAGATCGCCGAACGCAATGTCCGTGCGGTCTGGGTCGGGTGCTCCGGTGCCGGTCTCCGGAGCGAGATCGTGCCCGCCGATTGCGAGATCGGAGGCCGCCGGGTCGAGCCCGAGGACGTCGAGACGCTGCTGCTTCTCGCGCGCGATCAAATCGGGCGTGACCGCGGGCTGCTGCTACACGCGCAACCGGCGCTATACACGATGGACGATGCGCAGGGTGTGCTCGATCCGGTCGGGATGCATGCCGAGCGACTTGGGGTCCACGTCCATGCGGTGCTGGCCGACCATGCGCCGATCAAGAACATCCGTGAAGTGGTCCAGAACGCGCATTACGATGTCGCAGGGCTGGTCGCTTCGCCAATCGCGGCGGCGCAGGCTTGCCTGACCGAGGAGGAACTCGATCTCGGCTGCGCGCTGGTCGAATTCGGCGGCGAGGTAACCACGATAGCACTGTTTTCGCGCGGGCGTCCGGTGGGGCTGCAGACCCTGCCCTGGGGCTCGGCCGACATGACCGAAGCGATCGCCTCGCAATTCGGGATCCGGCGCGGCCAAGCCGAGCGGTTGAAATGCGTTCACGGCTCCGCGCTCGCCTCGCTGACCGATCAGAAGGAAATGCTCCCGATCGTCGGCCTCGAAGCTGAAGGCGATGCCGGTGAGGAAGCGGGGCAGATCGCCCGGGTCGACCTGATCGGGGTCATCGGGCAGGAGTTGGCGGGCTTTACCGCCGATATCGGTGCTGCGCTCAAGGGGCTGGGCGGCAATGCCGGGGCGGGGCGACAAATCGTGCTCACCGGCGGCGGAGCCGAACTGGCAGGGATTGCCGATTACATGCAGGGCGCACTCGGGCGGCCCGTGCGGCTTGGCCGGCCAGGCTTCGTGCGCGGGATGGCCGAAGCGCATTCGGGCCCCGGTTTCGCGACGCTTGCGGGTCTCGCGCTCCATGCCGCCAACCCGCCACTCGACCTTCGACAGCTGCGCGCGAGCAGCGATCGCAGCGGCGGGGTCGGTGCGCTGGGCAAGGTCCGGCGCATCTGGCAAATGATGAAGGACGGGTTTTGA